A stretch of Salarias fasciatus chromosome 23, fSalaFa1.1, whole genome shotgun sequence DNA encodes these proteins:
- the LOC115381651 gene encoding cortexin-1-like, whose protein sequence is MNTFPSFFTPPPNTPTIQSVCKPCLRAPWRMNDVPTFDYELLLSPASSSLPGSPGGGSSSPPLALVGVDTEQRTALAFVGLLMLFLVFLLVRCFRILLDPYSRMPASSWTDHKEGLERGQFDYALV, encoded by the coding sequence ATGAACACGTTTCCTTCCTTCTTCACACCTCCACCCAACACACCAACGATCCAGTCAGTGTGTAAGCCCTGTCTTCGGGCTCCGTGGAGGATGAACGATGTTCCCACATTTGACTATGAGTTGCTGCTGTCCCCGGCCAGCTCCTCCCTCCCCGGCAGTCCTGGCggtggcagcagcagccctcctctggcCTTGGTCGGGGTGGACACTGAGCAGCGTACTGCCTTGGCTTTTGTAGGCCTCCTCATGCTCTtcctggtcttcctgctggtcAGGTGCTTCAGGATCCTGCTGGACCCCTACAGCCGCATGCCTGCATCATCCTGGACTGACCACAAGGAGGGACTGGAGAGGGGTCAGTTTGATTATGCACTGGTGTAG